The Terriglobus roseus sequence CGTGCGGCCGCAAAGTACAGCCGGAATACCCTGCCCTTCACACAGCGCATGATGCAGGCGATGACGGAATACTCCTGGCCTGGCAATCTGCGCGAGTTGGAAAACATCGTCTCGCGCTATCTCATCCTTGGCGACGAGATGTCCATCCTGTCGGAGCTGCATTCCGTTGCTTCAACGGCACACGCTGCGACGCCCACACTGACCCAGATGATCGAAGCACCGCGCACACGCCCTGAGCCCGCTGCGGGCGAGGGTCTCAAGAGCCTGGTGAAGAGTCTGAAGGGAGACGCAGAGGCACTGGCGATCCTGGAGGCTCTGGAAGCCAATCGTTGGAACCGGAAGGCCGCAGCCAAGAATTTGCAGATCAGCTACAAAGCACTCTTGTATAAGATCAAGAACTACAACCTTGGTGCGACGAAGTAATGGAAGAGCAGAGCAAGATAGTTATCAAACTTCCGGAGGGTATGGTCAAAGGCTATTTGACTGAAGATTCCCTGCGGAGTCTCCATACCCCCTCGGCTCATCCCGAGACCGTGATGGTCAAGCTGGCCGAAAACGGAACCGAGAAGGAGATCACGCTGCAGGATGCCAAAGGCATCTTCTTTGTGAAGGACTTCAACGGCAACGTCGATCATTCTGATCTTCGCTTTCACGATGGAGCGTCACCCGCAGGGTTTCTCTGGGTTCGGCTTACCTTCCTGGACGGCGAGATCCTGGAAGGCATGGTCAAGAACTCCTGCAAGTTTGTCGTCGCGCAGGGCATCTGGATCACGCCGACCGATCCCACAGGGAACAACCTGCTGATCTACGCGACCAAGTCGCACCTTCGCCACTTCGAGATACTGGGACTTCGGCAGAAGTCGCAACGCAGGGACGCTTAGTCCCTGCGCAGCATCTTTTCCAGCCCCTCTTCAAAGCTGACCGAGACACGATAACCTAGCACATCCTGTGCCCG is a genomic window containing:
- a CDS encoding DUF6982 domain-containing protein, coding for MEEQSKIVIKLPEGMVKGYLTEDSLRSLHTPSAHPETVMVKLAENGTEKEITLQDAKGIFFVKDFNGNVDHSDLRFHDGASPAGFLWVRLTFLDGEILEGMVKNSCKFVVAQGIWITPTDPTGNNLLIYATKSHLRHFEILGLRQKSQRRDA